ATCCCTTCGCCAGCTAATTGATGCAGGATGTTCCGGATCGCCGAACGGCTGAGCGAATATTTCTCCGCCGTCACCTCTTCGCGCAAATAGACCGATTTTCCTTCGAGACTCAACAGCACCAAATCGTCGGCGATCTTTTCCGACGGATCGACAGGCGGCTTGGGAGCCTCTGTCAACTGGTCGAATTCTTTCAGGGCGTTGGCCAGCGGACACGCCTCGAGCCGCCGGTTCGCTCCCTTCCTCAGTAAACCCTCATCGATCAGGTCGGCAACCGCCGCCCGCACGGGAGTGAAGCTGACATCATAAAGTTCCGCCAACGAATCGAGCGTCAGCTGCGCCGGGAGATCGCGTCCGGATCGCAGTCGCAGTGCTAGATCGTTTCGAATGAAATCAGTGATCGACATACTTCAGAACGATACTTGTCATTGGTGACAAACGCAAGTAACATTGTCAGACAAAAACAAATTTAATTCGTGCTCCCGGTGAAAAGACTGTAAATTCCCGGTGAAGGATTCTTGGATGATATTGGCCTCGCAGGACTTTAGTAGCTGGAAAAACAATATGAAAATCACCGCGATCGAAACGCACGTCTGTCACGCAAGGATGCGTAATTGGATCTTCGTCAAAGTAATCACCGACCAACCTGGCTTGATCGGTTGGGGGGAAGCCACACTCGAATGGCACACTCGAGGTGTGGTTGGATCGATCCAAGATCTGTCCGAACTGTTGATCGGCGAGGACCCGACGCGCATCGAACATCTGTGGCAGATGATGTGGCGACAGCATTTTTGGCACGGCAGCGGCGTGGTTCGTTCGACGGCGATCTCCGGGATCGACCTCGCGCTGTGGGACATTCTTGGCAAGGTGCACGGCGTGCCATGCCATCGTCTGTGGGGCGGGCCGGTTCGCGATTCGATCCGGATGTATTGCCATCTGGGCGGCGGCAACTTGGAGAGTTTTTACGAGACGCCGGTCGACAATGCCCGCCAGTTTGCCGATCTGGCGCAGCAAGCCGTTGCCGACGGTTTTAGCGCGTTTAAGTCGATGGCGGTTCCACCGACGATGCCCGTCGAAGGTTTGAAGGCGATCAAGGCGGCCGATGCCTGCGTTGCCGCGATGCGGGAAGCGGTCGGCGACGACATCGACATCATGGTTGACTGCCACGCCCGCCCATCCCCCGCGATGGGAATGCAATTCGCCAAGGCGCTCGATCAGTATGGACTCTACTTTTTCGAAGAGCCCTGTTGGCCGGAGAGCCTCGATTCGCTGGCGGCGATTAACGCGGCGGTAACGACTCCGATTGCCACCGGCGAACGACTGACTCATCTGGCCGCATTCCGCAATCTCTTTGAGGCACGCGGTTGCGAGATCTGCCAATTGGACCTGACGCACTGCGGCGGTTTCACCGAAGCCCGCCGGATCGCAGCGTTGGCAGACGCGTATCGAATCGCACTGGCTCCGCACAATCCGCAGGGTCCGATCAGCACGGCGGCTTCGCTGGAGTTCGGATTCTCGCAGCCTAGCTACATCATCTGCGAAGCGGTCCACCAGGACGTCCCTTGGCGAAGCGATGTCGTTCAAGAGAGTTACGTCGTCGATGAAGCGACGCGGACCGTCACG
Above is a genomic segment from Rosistilla ulvae containing:
- the dgoD gene encoding galactonate dehydratase — its product is MKITAIETHVCHARMRNWIFVKVITDQPGLIGWGEATLEWHTRGVVGSIQDLSELLIGEDPTRIEHLWQMMWRQHFWHGSGVVRSTAISGIDLALWDILGKVHGVPCHRLWGGPVRDSIRMYCHLGGGNLESFYETPVDNARQFADLAQQAVADGFSAFKSMAVPPTMPVEGLKAIKAADACVAAMREAVGDDIDIMVDCHARPSPAMGMQFAKALDQYGLYFFEEPCWPESLDSLAAINAAVTTPIATGERLTHLAAFRNLFEARGCEICQLDLTHCGGFTEARRIAALADAYRIALAPHNPQGPISTAASLEFGFSQPSYIICEAVHQDVPWRSDVVQESYVVDEATRTVTPGTAPGLGVTVDEDEIRKHPFQQELAQRVFYSDGAVGDW